The following proteins are encoded in a genomic region of Planctomycetaceae bacterium:
- a CDS encoding LamG-like jellyroll fold domain-containing protein — MKRTLLSTAVVVAAIFCTAGMASAGLINYYSFDSDTLVDEAALYSQNAGTTLTNTTMGDGAGQGTTFVTGLGGEGKALYVKLGQALNWTSNDADLNLGQNFTVEMWIRSAEGQSFNGQTYSTFMSATNISVGKTGYYDGMPQTLRIGASSINPLDFNASTTSGPLGTGWNHLAFVARDGQGYYYYNGVEYAVGATGILPTAIAMSIGINDNPLSYPAGVRVYLDDIAMWNEGLSAATIQSHATGNGYGLTTLDVPEPATLCLLALGGVAAWIRKRKA, encoded by the coding sequence ATGAAGAGGACACTTTTAAGTACTGCAGTGGTTGTTGCGGCGATCTTTTGCACGGCAGGCATGGCTTCGGCAGGGCTGATCAATTACTACTCGTTCGACAGCGACACGCTGGTGGATGAGGCGGCTTTGTATAGCCAGAACGCCGGCACCACCCTCACGAATACCACCATGGGTGATGGAGCCGGGCAGGGCACCACCTTTGTCACCGGCCTCGGTGGCGAAGGCAAAGCCCTGTACGTGAAGCTCGGCCAGGCCTTGAATTGGACATCCAACGACGCGGACCTGAATCTCGGGCAGAATTTCACCGTCGAGATGTGGATTCGCAGTGCTGAGGGCCAGAGCTTCAACGGGCAGACCTATTCCACTTTCATGAGCGCCACCAACATAAGCGTCGGCAAGACGGGTTATTATGATGGTATGCCGCAAACCCTGAGGATCGGCGCTTCCTCGATTAATCCCCTTGATTTCAATGCCAGCACCACCAGTGGTCCGCTGGGTACCGGATGGAACCACCTTGCCTTTGTCGCTCGCGACGGGCAAGGCTACTACTACTACAACGGCGTCGAGTATGCCGTTGGCGCCACGGGCATACTGCCGACCGCTATCGCCATGAGCATCGGCATCAATGACAATCCCCTCAGCTATCCCGCGGGCGTAAGGGTCTATCTTGACGACATCGCCATGTGGAACGAGGGCTTGAGCGCGGCTACGATCCAATCTCACGCCACGGGTAATGGATATGGGTTGACAACCCTTGATGTTCCGGAGCCTGCGACCCTTTGCCTGCTGGCTCTTGGCGGCGTGGCCGCTTGGATCCGCAAGCGCAAGGCATAA
- a CDS encoding LamG-like jellyroll fold domain-containing protein — translation MRKSLTAIAMVSVAAFFCPMASAALVNYYSFNSQTMADEAYKYTQNVGANQTDGTMDDPRPIGTFYRTGIGSKYDPAETGDYALAIKGQYQAYESQAFTLPTGNADLNLGTNFTIEMWVHTGDSNTYGGHTYSRFMTAGNYSISTTSGNSQSLTVTGGTGLGSLNWNPTATWHHLALVFRPDDTYTYYWDGVASNSTYNTSTFGVTTIWQIGSGSTERYAANTTDVWIDDLAFWNTALTDSEIQAHKVAGGLGLILIPEPATLCLLGAGGVALYCRKRRR, via the coding sequence ATGAGGAAAAGCCTTACTGCAATCGCCATGGTATCGGTGGCGGCGTTTTTCTGCCCAATGGCTTCGGCCGCCTTGGTCAACTACTACTCGTTCAACAGCCAGACCATGGCCGACGAGGCGTACAAGTACACCCAGAATGTAGGTGCCAACCAGACCGATGGCACGATGGACGACCCGAGACCAATTGGGACGTTTTATCGTACCGGCATCGGCAGCAAGTATGATCCTGCCGAGACCGGCGACTATGCCCTGGCGATCAAGGGCCAGTACCAGGCCTATGAAAGCCAGGCCTTCACGCTTCCGACAGGCAACGCCGACCTGAACCTTGGCACCAATTTCACCATTGAGATGTGGGTTCACACCGGAGACTCCAACACGTACGGCGGGCACACGTACTCGAGGTTCATGACCGCGGGGAACTACAGCATCAGTACTACCTCCGGCAACAGTCAGAGCCTCACTGTCACTGGAGGCACCGGCTTGGGGAGCCTCAACTGGAATCCAACCGCCACATGGCATCATCTGGCATTGGTGTTCCGGCCCGACGATACCTACACGTACTATTGGGATGGGGTCGCCAGCAACTCGACGTACAACACTTCGACCTTCGGCGTCACGACAATCTGGCAGATTGGTTCAGGATCTACCGAACGGTATGCGGCAAATACCACGGATGTCTGGATCGATGACTTGGCGTTTTGGAATACGGCTCTGACCGACAGCGAGATCCAGGCCCACAAAGTCGCCGGTGGCCTTGGCCTGATACTCATCCCCGAGCCCGCGACTCTCTGCCTGTTGGGGGCCGGGGGCGTAGCCTTGTACTGCCGCAAGCGCAGGCGCTGA
- a CDS encoding tetratricopeptide repeat protein, with the protein MTIRGFSSSGEKILSQGSINIKISSDPIGGVIFYRDVPLMPTEGQDGKIEPLAEALIGLIDWRLKDISRPDSKVVLRDMPTCANCHSFSAGGKTLGMDVDGPTGDKGAYAVADIRKEMTISPREIMTWNSWQDKARTGKTIGFLSQISPDGQFVLSTVNESLYVVNFAQYDFLQVFYPTRGIIACYDRTTGTIKPLPGANDPAMVQCSPVWSPDGKWVVFSRAAARDPFPPGQKMPQRANDPDELPMRYDLYKVPFNQGAGGQAQPIAGACDNGMSNTFPKISPDGKWIVFVKCRNGQLMRPDSELWIVPLVGGQARRMRCNMSLMNSWHSFSPNGRWMVFSSKSRSPYTQMFLTHIDKNGMDSPPVRVTGATAANRAVNIPEFVQVKYADLDSITIPSLEYWRQYKRGLDLAQRDRHADAVECFRRALAVDPGSARIQASLADSLTAISQLGEAVEYYDRAVAGEPQNFVYLSNRGNALLYLGQLDRALADFDTSISIRPGYAVAHANRGSVLARRQEYGQAMAAFSESLRLKPDQYWVWCNRGILKEMVDDDKGAAEDLIKCLDLAPPEWPQRADVQRRLQELRVRVGSK; encoded by the coding sequence GTGACTATCCGCGGGTTCAGCAGCAGCGGGGAGAAGATCCTCTCACAAGGAAGCATCAACATCAAGATCTCCTCTGATCCCATCGGCGGGGTCATCTTCTACCGTGACGTGCCCCTGATGCCCACCGAGGGCCAAGACGGCAAGATCGAGCCCCTTGCCGAGGCTCTGATCGGCTTGATTGACTGGCGGCTTAAAGACATCTCCCGGCCCGACAGCAAGGTGGTGCTCAGGGACATGCCCACTTGCGCCAACTGTCACAGCTTTTCGGCCGGAGGCAAGACGCTGGGGATGGACGTTGACGGGCCCACCGGTGACAAAGGGGCCTACGCGGTCGCCGACATCCGAAAGGAGATGACGATCTCGCCGCGGGAGATCATGACCTGGAACAGTTGGCAGGACAAGGCCCGTACCGGCAAGACGATTGGCTTTCTCTCGCAGATCTCTCCTGACGGGCAGTTCGTGCTTTCGACGGTGAACGAGTCGCTCTACGTCGTGAACTTTGCGCAATACGATTTCCTTCAGGTCTTCTACCCGACGCGGGGGATCATCGCCTGTTACGACAGGACGACCGGCACGATCAAACCCCTGCCGGGAGCGAACGATCCGGCGATGGTGCAGTGCAGCCCGGTCTGGAGCCCGGATGGCAAATGGGTGGTCTTCTCCCGTGCCGCCGCCCGGGATCCGTTCCCGCCCGGGCAGAAGATGCCTCAGCGCGCCAACGACCCCGACGAACTGCCCATGCGATACGACCTGTACAAGGTTCCGTTCAACCAGGGCGCCGGCGGACAGGCCCAACCGATCGCCGGAGCCTGCGATAACGGCATGAGCAATACCTTTCCCAAGATTTCCCCCGACGGGAAATGGATCGTCTTCGTCAAGTGCCGCAACGGGCAGTTGATGAGGCCCGACAGCGAGTTGTGGATCGTGCCGCTCGTCGGCGGCCAGGCCCGCCGCATGCGATGCAACATGTCGTTGATGAACTCCTGGCACAGCTTCTCGCCCAACGGGCGATGGATGGTCTTCTCCTCCAAGTCCAGGAGTCCCTACACGCAGATGTTCCTGACCCATATCGACAAAAACGGCATGGACAGCCCGCCGGTTCGCGTCACCGGCGCCACCGCGGCCAATCGCGCCGTTAATATCCCCGAGTTCGTGCAGGTCAAGTACGCCGACTTGGATTCTATTACGATTCCTTCTTTGGAATACTGGCGGCAGTACAAGCGGGGCCTGGACCTTGCCCAGCGCGATCGCCACGCCGACGCGGTGGAGTGCTTCCGCCGAGCCCTGGCTGTCGATCCGGGCTCGGCCCGAATCCAGGCGTCCCTGGCGGATTCCCTGACGGCCATCAGCCAACTGGGCGAGGCGGTCGAATACTACGATCGCGCCGTGGCTGGCGAGCCTCAGAACTTCGTCTATCTCAGCAACCGGGGCAATGCCCTGCTCTACCTGGGGCAGCTCGACCGGGCCCTGGCGGACTTCGACACATCCATCAGCATTCGCCCCGGATACGCCGTCGCCCATGCCAATCGGGGGTCGGTGCTGGCCCGCCGGCAGGAATATGGCCAAGCCATGGCCGCGTTTTCCGAATCGTTGAGACTCAAGCCCGATCAGTACTGGGTCTGGTGCAACCGCGGGATCCTGAAGGAAATGGTCGACGACGACAAAGGCGCCGCCGAGGATCTGATCAAGTGCCTGGATCTGGCTCCGCCGGAATGGCCACAGCGGGCCGACGTCCAGAGGCGACTCCAGGAGCTTCGAGTGCGAGTCGGTTCGAAGTAA